A window of Bacillota bacterium contains these coding sequences:
- a CDS encoding Nramp family divalent metal transporter, translating to MSEKEKKPLQEDFEARERTTADVKEPPAGWKQILAAFGPSFVLAGATVGSGEIIATPILGAKVGLVMLWAIIASCLIKLPVQEQFGRYAVYSGKSLLTILDELPGPRLRASWAVWWVLFLMTFLLIIMAGIVGVVGLALRGLFGVGSANLWGLIAGVVGLALIFRGLYTDLQRVRLVMVVAFSAITVLLAFIVLPFTPYAPSGQDLLRGLALHFPKEGWAVALAVFGMTGITANEMITYTYWVLGKGYSAWSGPVGSPNWLHRARGWIRVMHWDLVCAAIVYTITTVAFYVLGAAVLAKLGTIPAGFKVVDQLAAMYTKTVGEWARVLFMIAAFAILYSTYIVNTAGFGRAFPDVLARLRLIKLDTPEAYLFWRRFFTVASAACMFVLYYLVPRPTVLIITGGMILGLSLPLAALVALLLDSKLRREQVDLAQPSWLRALLWVASLGIWVFTIWGYATGAIK from the coding sequence ATGTCGGAGAAAGAGAAAAAGCCCTTGCAAGAGGACTTTGAAGCCAGGGAACGCACGACGGCCGACGTGAAAGAGCCGCCGGCGGGGTGGAAGCAAATCCTGGCTGCGTTCGGCCCTAGCTTCGTGCTTGCTGGAGCCACCGTGGGTTCAGGCGAGATTATTGCTACGCCTATCCTGGGGGCTAAGGTCGGTCTCGTCATGCTGTGGGCCATAATTGCTAGTTGCCTCATCAAGCTGCCGGTGCAAGAGCAATTTGGAAGGTATGCCGTTTACTCAGGCAAGAGCTTGCTTACTATCCTTGATGAGTTACCTGGGCCCCGGCTCCGTGCTTCGTGGGCTGTCTGGTGGGTCCTGTTTCTGATGACCTTCTTGTTGATCATAATGGCGGGTATCGTTGGCGTAGTTGGCCTCGCCTTACGAGGACTGTTTGGTGTTGGGAGTGCGAACTTGTGGGGCTTGATAGCCGGGGTGGTAGGCCTGGCCCTGATATTCCGGGGTTTGTACACCGACTTGCAAAGGGTGAGGCTGGTCATGGTGGTAGCCTTCTCTGCTATCACCGTGCTGCTGGCATTCATAGTCTTGCCTTTCACCCCATACGCTCCTTCAGGGCAAGATCTTCTCCGCGGGTTGGCCCTGCATTTCCCCAAGGAAGGATGGGCGGTAGCCCTGGCTGTATTTGGCATGACCGGCATAACGGCAAATGAAATGATTACCTACACCTACTGGGTACTTGGGAAGGGTTACTCTGCATGGTCCGGACCTGTGGGCTCACCGAACTGGTTGCACCGGGCGCGAGGCTGGATCCGCGTGATGCACTGGGACTTGGTGTGCGCGGCGATCGTCTACACCATCACTACGGTGGCCTTCTACGTGTTGGGCGCTGCCGTGCTGGCAAAGCTCGGAACGATCCCGGCTGGTTTCAAGGTCGTTGACCAGCTGGCGGCGATGTACACGAAGACGGTCGGCGAGTGGGCCAGGGTGCTTTTCATGATCGCTGCATTCGCTATCCTCTACAGCACCTACATTGTAAACACTGCGGGCTTTGGGCGAGCGTTTCCTGATGTGCTCGCGCGCCTACGCCTGATTAAGCTGGACACGCCCGAGGCGTATTTGTTCTGGCGTCGCTTCTTTACCGTCGCGAGTGCAGCATGCATGTTCGTCCTTTATTACCTCGTCCCTAGGCCGACGGTGTTGATCATAACGGGTGGTATGATTCTGGGGTTGTCTCTTCCTCTGGCGGCCCTTGTGGCTCTCCTGCTGGATTCCAAGTTGCGGCGCGAGCAGGTTGATCTGGCTCAGCC